A portion of the Streptomyces platensis genome contains these proteins:
- a CDS encoding ABC transporter permease: MTTAPHTTGAPHPTPAPFSPSRTLATAARVLRQLRHDPRTIALMLVVPCVMIALLRYVFDARPETFNSIGASLLGIFPMITMFLVTSIATLRERTSGTLERLLAMPLGKAELISGYALAFGLLAIVQSALATGLSVWVLGLDVTGSPWLLLLVAVLDALLGTALGLFVSAFAASEFQAVQFMPAVLMPQLLLCGLFTPRATMQPALEALSDVLPMSYAVDGMNEVLQHSDITGDFIRDAAVVTGCALLVLALGAATLRRRTA; this comes from the coding sequence ATGACCACCGCACCTCACACCACAGGCGCCCCGCACCCCACCCCCGCGCCCTTCTCCCCCTCCCGCACCCTCGCCACCGCCGCCCGGGTCCTACGCCAGCTCCGCCACGACCCGCGCACCATCGCGCTGATGCTCGTCGTCCCCTGCGTGATGATCGCCCTGCTCCGCTACGTCTTCGACGCCCGCCCGGAGACGTTCAACAGCATCGGCGCCTCACTCCTCGGCATCTTCCCGATGATCACGATGTTCCTGGTGACCTCCATCGCCACCCTCCGCGAACGCACCTCCGGCACCCTGGAACGCCTGCTCGCCATGCCCCTCGGCAAGGCCGAACTCATCAGCGGCTACGCCCTCGCCTTCGGCCTGCTCGCCATCGTGCAGTCCGCCCTCGCCACCGGCCTGTCCGTATGGGTGCTCGGCCTCGACGTCACCGGCTCCCCCTGGCTGCTCCTCCTGGTGGCCGTCCTCGACGCCCTGCTGGGCACCGCCCTCGGCCTGTTCGTCTCGGCCTTCGCCGCCTCCGAATTCCAGGCCGTCCAGTTCATGCCCGCCGTTCTGATGCCCCAGCTGCTGCTCTGCGGCCTGTTCACCCCGCGCGCCACCATGCAGCCGGCCCTGGAGGCGCTCTCCGACGTCCTCCCGATGTCCTACGCCGTCGACGGCATGAACGAGGTCCTCCAGCATTCCGACATCACCGGCGACTTCATCCGCGACGCGGCCGTCGTCACCGGCTGCGCCCTCCTCGTCCTCGCCCTCGGCGCCGCCACCCTCCGCCGCCGCACGGCGTGA
- the proC gene encoding pyrroline-5-carboxylate reductase codes for MTQKVAVLGTGKIGEALLSGMIRGGWAPSDLLVTARRPERAAQLHERYGVEAVSNAEAAKSADTLILTVKPQDMGTLLTELAPHVPADRLVISGAAGIPTSYFEERLAAGTPVVRVMTNTPALVDEAMSVISAGTHATGAHLTRAEEIFSGVGKTLRVPESQQDACTALSGSGPAYFYFLVEAMTDAGILLGLPRDKAHDLIVQAAIGAAVMLRDSGEHPVKLRENVTSPAGTTINAIRELENHGVRAALIAALEAARDRSRELASGSG; via the coding sequence ATGACCCAGAAGGTCGCAGTACTCGGCACCGGAAAAATCGGCGAAGCCCTGCTCAGCGGAATGATCCGGGGCGGCTGGGCACCCTCCGACCTGCTGGTCACCGCCCGCCGCCCGGAACGCGCCGCCCAGCTCCATGAGCGCTACGGCGTCGAAGCGGTCAGCAACGCCGAGGCCGCCAAGTCCGCCGACACCCTCATCCTCACCGTCAAGCCCCAGGACATGGGCACCCTCCTGACGGAGCTGGCCCCGCACGTCCCCGCCGACCGCCTGGTCATCAGCGGCGCCGCCGGCATCCCCACCTCCTACTTCGAGGAGCGCCTGGCCGCCGGCACCCCGGTCGTCCGGGTCATGACGAACACCCCCGCCCTCGTCGACGAGGCGATGTCCGTCATCTCCGCCGGCACCCACGCCACCGGCGCCCACCTCACCCGCGCCGAGGAGATCTTCTCCGGAGTCGGCAAGACCCTCCGCGTCCCGGAGTCCCAGCAGGACGCCTGCACCGCGCTCTCCGGCTCCGGCCCGGCCTACTTCTACTTCCTCGTCGAGGCCATGACCGACGCCGGCATCCTCCTCGGCCTGCCCCGCGACAAGGCCCACGACCTCATCGTGCAGGCCGCCATCGGCGCCGCCGTGATGCTCCGCGACAGCGGCGAACACCCCGTCAAGCTCCGCGAGAACGTCACCTCCCCGGCCGGCACCACCATCAACGCCATCCGCGAACTGGAGAACCACGGCGTACGCGCCGCCCTCATCGCCGCCCTGGAGGCCGCCCGCGACCGCAGCCGCGAACTGGCCTCCGGCAGCGGCTGA
- the trpS gene encoding tryptophan--tRNA ligase gives MAMTTSGRTRIFSGVQPTGHLTLGNYLGAVRRWAEEDQHRAEALFCVVDLHALTVEHDPARVRRLSRQAATLLLASGLDPELCTVFVQSHVAEHLRLSYLMECTASDGEMRRMIQYKEKAAAQQARGGSVRLSLLTYPALMAADILAYGTHEVPVGEDQAQHVELTRDLAERFNQRYGATFVVPRTTLPAVAARVMDLQEPTSKMGKSHARTAGVISLLDEPEVVRKKVLRAVTDAERDVVYDPQQRPGVANLLNVLAACTGGDPEQLAGEYDSYGALKKDVAEAVVETLRPVRERHAELAADPSYVDGVLRRGAERARALARPRVDAAFEAVGLLPAG, from the coding sequence ATGGCGATGACGACGAGCGGGCGGACGCGGATCTTCAGTGGGGTGCAGCCGACGGGGCATCTGACGCTGGGGAACTACCTCGGGGCGGTCCGGCGGTGGGCGGAAGAGGACCAGCACCGGGCGGAGGCGCTGTTCTGTGTGGTGGATCTGCATGCGCTGACCGTGGAGCACGATCCGGCGCGGGTGCGGCGGCTCAGCCGGCAGGCGGCGACGCTGCTGCTGGCCTCGGGGCTGGATCCGGAGCTGTGCACGGTGTTCGTGCAGAGTCATGTGGCTGAGCATCTGCGGCTGTCGTATCTGATGGAGTGCACGGCCTCCGACGGGGAGATGCGGCGCATGATCCAGTACAAGGAGAAGGCCGCGGCGCAGCAGGCGCGCGGGGGGAGTGTGCGGCTGTCGTTGCTGACGTATCCGGCGCTGATGGCGGCGGACATCCTGGCGTACGGGACGCATGAGGTGCCGGTCGGGGAGGACCAGGCTCAGCATGTGGAGCTGACGCGGGACCTGGCGGAGCGGTTCAACCAGCGCTACGGGGCGACGTTCGTGGTGCCGAGGACGACGCTTCCGGCGGTGGCGGCGCGGGTGATGGATCTCCAGGAGCCGACGTCGAAGATGGGGAAGTCGCATGCCCGGACGGCGGGGGTCATCTCGTTGCTGGATGAGCCGGAGGTGGTGCGGAAGAAGGTGCTTCGGGCGGTGACGGATGCGGAGCGGGATGTCGTGTACGACCCGCAGCAGCGGCCGGGGGTGGCGAATCTGCTGAATGTGCTGGCGGCGTGCACCGGGGGTGATCCGGAGCAGCTGGCCGGGGAGTACGACTCGTACGGTGCGCTGAAGAAGGATGTGGCGGAGGCCGTGGTGGAGACGTTGCGGCCGGTGCGGGAGCGGCATGCGGAGCTGGCCGCCGATCCGTCGTATGTGGATGGTGTGCTGCGGCGCGGTGCGGAGCGGGCGCGTGCGCTCGCCAGGCCGCGGGTGGATGCGGCGTTCGAGGCGGTGGGGCTGCTGCCCGCGGGGTGA
- a CDS encoding GNAT family N-acetyltransferase, translating into MLSGMGYVIRPVKAGEWERLKELRLAALADPVARVAFNETFEEAVGRPDELWRQRAARSAEGQSVVTFIGEAAEGSWGGMVVALVETDEEAPQTHVAGVYVRPEHRGTGLAGELLRAAIAWSWGLAEPVVERVRLWVHEENARAEAFYRGLGFSATGRTMADPKDSAASEREMALRRG; encoded by the coding sequence ATGCTGAGCGGCATGGGATATGTGATCAGGCCGGTGAAGGCGGGCGAGTGGGAACGGCTGAAGGAGCTGCGGCTGGCGGCGCTGGCCGATCCTGTGGCCCGGGTGGCGTTCAACGAGACCTTCGAGGAGGCCGTGGGCCGGCCCGATGAGCTCTGGCGGCAGCGGGCGGCGCGGAGTGCCGAGGGGCAGTCGGTCGTGACGTTCATCGGGGAGGCCGCGGAAGGGAGTTGGGGCGGCATGGTGGTGGCTCTCGTCGAGACGGACGAGGAGGCGCCGCAGACGCATGTGGCCGGGGTGTATGTGCGGCCCGAGCACCGGGGGACGGGGCTGGCAGGGGAGTTGCTGCGGGCGGCGATCGCGTGGTCGTGGGGCCTGGCCGAGCCGGTGGTCGAGCGCGTACGGCTGTGGGTGCACGAGGAGAACGCGCGGGCCGAGGCGTTCTACCGGGGGCTGGGGTTCTCGGCGACGGGGCGGACCATGGCCGATCCGAAGGACTCCGCGGCGAGCGAGCGGGAGATGGCGCTGCGGCGGGGGTAA